In one window of Penaeus monodon isolate SGIC_2016 chromosome 36, NSTDA_Pmon_1, whole genome shotgun sequence DNA:
- the LOC119595808 gene encoding uncharacterized protein LOC119595808 isoform X1: MGTLEDKRESSMEEVDLSDTNMRCANSDTLPADVFDEAPDPRIQVELECLNTSTDTINKLEVDLDEARMQFRQLLADSTQRIDALAKRLGKCVEQSRPYYDARIRAKQALRETQIAAVRYERAMSQHAAAREMVFLAEEGLMQKGCVFDHTWQEMLNHATSKVNDAEKEKLESAADHRRTSALYHEAETRVKTLQKELKRAIAKSSLNARRSLLQMNNLARMHQLQLLPYFELKAAINQQLEAQKQRVKQLEESVARAKLTYSQALSNLETISDEIHRTRQSQLDLGIRGVGVGAESPLPPLQAIDGGVPLAAHPLHYAESSPEAAADTNEEYKALPGKLGPAAAPMPMAQKMTTATTAIPHVVPTVTSLCSTTTAATTTCSSPVHTCASQASQDPSVLGSGVPGSLVVEAGEVVVEEVDGAATSTDLTGWQVIGLGSPALSPAQYLTVEDRDSIISDTESLASIEMLSDEAIAGLMLDEELAEASNSMCTPMNTPVVEGNLPSSSSIHTWPSLLQNFVSPSQQPSEPVATTSQTAESQEEDTSNCASVSQSMKNLTLESSLQSGVRQIRPPHTLDIHRQSSSDNSSPEDLTPGYAPLRDTPYSPEDFPPLSHGYSTQPSEGTSSPPSTSTSDEGREEPHQSSWVMENAPLDQESVQLIEK, translated from the exons ATGGGCACCCTAGAGGACAAGCGGGAATCAAGCATGGAGGAGGTGGACCTGAGTGACACCAATATGCGGTGTGCCAATAGCGACACCCTGCCTGCTGATGTGTTTGACGAGGCACCtgaccctcgaattcag GTGGAACTGGAATGTCTCAACACCTCCACTGATACCATAAACAAATTAGAAGTTGACCTTGAT GAAGCCCGAATGCAGTTCCGACAACTTCTCGCTGATTCTACGCAGCGGATAGATGCTCTTGCCAAAAGATTAGGGAAATGCGTGGAACAGTCTCGTCCATACTACGATGCCCGCATTCGAGCCAAACAG GCACTCAGGGAAACCCAGATAGCAGCTGTGCGATATGAACGTGCCATGAGTCAACATGCTGCAGCTCGGGAGATGGTTTTCTTGGCAGAAGAGGGACTCATGCAGAAGGGTTGTGTCTTTGACCATACCTGGCAGGAAATGCTTAATCATGCAACTTCCAAG GTTAACGATGCTGAGAAGGAGAAGTTGGAAAGTGCAGCAGACCACCGCCGCACTTCAGCATTATACCACGAGGCAGAGACAAGAGTGAAGACGTTGCAGAAAGAACTGAAGAGAGCAATTGCAAAGTCAAG TTTGAATGCACGTCGCAGCCTCTTGCAAATGAATAACCTTGCGAGGATGCACCAGCTACAGTTGCT GCCATATTTTGAGCTGAAAGCAGCAATAAACCAGCAGCTTGAGGCTCAAAAGCAGAGGGTCAAGCAGCTAGAAGAGAGCGTTGCAAGAGCAAAGCTCACTTACTCACAGGCACTCTCAAACCTAGAAACAATCTCCGATGAAATTCACAGG ACCCGTCAGTCACAACTTGACCTGGGTATTCGTGGTGTTGGAGTTGGTGCTGAATCTCCTCTACCTCCATTGCAAGCTATTGATGGAGGTGTGCCTTTAGCAGCTCATCCCTTGCATTATGCAGAGTCTAGCCCAGAGGCTGCAGCTGACACAAATGAAGAATATAAAGCTTTACCTGGAAAATTAGGACCAGCTGCTGCTCCTATGCCCATGGCTCAG AAAATGACAACAGCAACCACAGCCATACCTCATGTTGTACCAACTGTGACTTCTTTATGTAGTACTACTACAGCTGCCACCACTACTTGTTCATCTCCTGTACATACCTGTGCCAGTCAGGCTTCTCAGGACCCCAGTGTTTTAGGGTCAGGTGTACCAGGAAGCTTGGTTGTGGAAGCAGGGGAAGTTGTGGTTGAAGAGGTAGATGGGGCAGCCACTAGTACAGATCTTACTGGATGGCAG GTAATTGGCTTAGGCAGCCCAGCCCTCTCCCCTGCCCAGTATCTTACTGTAGAAGACCGGGACTCCATCATCTCAGACACAGAAAGTCTCGCCAG CATTGAAATGCTAAGTGATGAAGCCATTGCAGGATTAATGTTAGATGAAGAATTAGCAGAGGCATCAAACTCAATGTGCACCCCAATGAACACTCCAGTAGTTGAAGGAAATCTTCCATCTTCCTCATCCATCCACACATGGCCTTCCCTACTACAGAATTTTGTCAGCCCATCACAGCAGCCTTCCGAACCAGTAGCAACTACATCCCAAACTGCTGAATCCCAGGAGGAGGACACAAGTAACTGTGCTTCAGTTAGTCAGTCTATGAAGAACCTTACTTTGGAGTCATCCTTGCAGTCAGGTGTCAGACAGATCAGGCCCCCTCATACTTTGGATATTCATCGCCAGTCATCTTCTGACAACTCTTCCCCTGAGGACCTAACACCTGGTTATGCGCCTTTGCGAGATACTCCTTATTCTCCAGAGGATTTTCCTCCCCTGAGTCATGGATATAGTACCCAGCCATCAGAAGGAACGTCATCACCTCCTAGCACTTCCACAAGTGATGAAGGCAGAGAGGAACCTCACCAGAGCTCTTGGGTGATGGAAAATGCCCCTTTGGACCAAGAAAGTGTCCAGCTGATTGAGAAATGA
- the LOC119595808 gene encoding uncharacterized protein LOC119595808 isoform X2, producing the protein MGTLEDKRESSMEEVDLSDTNMRCANSDTLPADVFDEAPDPRIQVELECLNTSTDTINKLEVDLDEARMQFRQLLADSTQRIDALAKRLGKCVEQSRPYYDARIRAKQALRETQIAAVRYERAMSQHAAAREMVFLAEEGLMQKGCVFDHTWQEMLNHATSKVNDAEKEKLESAADHRRTSALYHEAETRVKTLQKELKRAIAKSRPYFELKAAINQQLEAQKQRVKQLEESVARAKLTYSQALSNLETISDEIHRTRQSQLDLGIRGVGVGAESPLPPLQAIDGGVPLAAHPLHYAESSPEAAADTNEEYKALPGKLGPAAAPMPMAQKMTTATTAIPHVVPTVTSLCSTTTAATTTCSSPVHTCASQASQDPSVLGSGVPGSLVVEAGEVVVEEVDGAATSTDLTGWQVIGLGSPALSPAQYLTVEDRDSIISDTESLASIEMLSDEAIAGLMLDEELAEASNSMCTPMNTPVVEGNLPSSSSIHTWPSLLQNFVSPSQQPSEPVATTSQTAESQEEDTSNCASVSQSMKNLTLESSLQSGVRQIRPPHTLDIHRQSSSDNSSPEDLTPGYAPLRDTPYSPEDFPPLSHGYSTQPSEGTSSPPSTSTSDEGREEPHQSSWVMENAPLDQESVQLIEK; encoded by the exons ATGGGCACCCTAGAGGACAAGCGGGAATCAAGCATGGAGGAGGTGGACCTGAGTGACACCAATATGCGGTGTGCCAATAGCGACACCCTGCCTGCTGATGTGTTTGACGAGGCACCtgaccctcgaattcag GTGGAACTGGAATGTCTCAACACCTCCACTGATACCATAAACAAATTAGAAGTTGACCTTGAT GAAGCCCGAATGCAGTTCCGACAACTTCTCGCTGATTCTACGCAGCGGATAGATGCTCTTGCCAAAAGATTAGGGAAATGCGTGGAACAGTCTCGTCCATACTACGATGCCCGCATTCGAGCCAAACAG GCACTCAGGGAAACCCAGATAGCAGCTGTGCGATATGAACGTGCCATGAGTCAACATGCTGCAGCTCGGGAGATGGTTTTCTTGGCAGAAGAGGGACTCATGCAGAAGGGTTGTGTCTTTGACCATACCTGGCAGGAAATGCTTAATCATGCAACTTCCAAG GTTAACGATGCTGAGAAGGAGAAGTTGGAAAGTGCAGCAGACCACCGCCGCACTTCAGCATTATACCACGAGGCAGAGACAAGAGTGAAGACGTTGCAGAAAGAACTGAAGAGAGCAATTGCAAAGTCAAG GCCATATTTTGAGCTGAAAGCAGCAATAAACCAGCAGCTTGAGGCTCAAAAGCAGAGGGTCAAGCAGCTAGAAGAGAGCGTTGCAAGAGCAAAGCTCACTTACTCACAGGCACTCTCAAACCTAGAAACAATCTCCGATGAAATTCACAGG ACCCGTCAGTCACAACTTGACCTGGGTATTCGTGGTGTTGGAGTTGGTGCTGAATCTCCTCTACCTCCATTGCAAGCTATTGATGGAGGTGTGCCTTTAGCAGCTCATCCCTTGCATTATGCAGAGTCTAGCCCAGAGGCTGCAGCTGACACAAATGAAGAATATAAAGCTTTACCTGGAAAATTAGGACCAGCTGCTGCTCCTATGCCCATGGCTCAG AAAATGACAACAGCAACCACAGCCATACCTCATGTTGTACCAACTGTGACTTCTTTATGTAGTACTACTACAGCTGCCACCACTACTTGTTCATCTCCTGTACATACCTGTGCCAGTCAGGCTTCTCAGGACCCCAGTGTTTTAGGGTCAGGTGTACCAGGAAGCTTGGTTGTGGAAGCAGGGGAAGTTGTGGTTGAAGAGGTAGATGGGGCAGCCACTAGTACAGATCTTACTGGATGGCAG GTAATTGGCTTAGGCAGCCCAGCCCTCTCCCCTGCCCAGTATCTTACTGTAGAAGACCGGGACTCCATCATCTCAGACACAGAAAGTCTCGCCAG CATTGAAATGCTAAGTGATGAAGCCATTGCAGGATTAATGTTAGATGAAGAATTAGCAGAGGCATCAAACTCAATGTGCACCCCAATGAACACTCCAGTAGTTGAAGGAAATCTTCCATCTTCCTCATCCATCCACACATGGCCTTCCCTACTACAGAATTTTGTCAGCCCATCACAGCAGCCTTCCGAACCAGTAGCAACTACATCCCAAACTGCTGAATCCCAGGAGGAGGACACAAGTAACTGTGCTTCAGTTAGTCAGTCTATGAAGAACCTTACTTTGGAGTCATCCTTGCAGTCAGGTGTCAGACAGATCAGGCCCCCTCATACTTTGGATATTCATCGCCAGTCATCTTCTGACAACTCTTCCCCTGAGGACCTAACACCTGGTTATGCGCCTTTGCGAGATACTCCTTATTCTCCAGAGGATTTTCCTCCCCTGAGTCATGGATATAGTACCCAGCCATCAGAAGGAACGTCATCACCTCCTAGCACTTCCACAAGTGATGAAGGCAGAGAGGAACCTCACCAGAGCTCTTGGGTGATGGAAAATGCCCCTTTGGACCAAGAAAGTGTCCAGCTGATTGAGAAATGA
- the LOC119595808 gene encoding uncharacterized protein LOC119595808 isoform X3, with protein MGTLEDKRESSMEEVDLSDTNMRCANSDTLPADVFDEAPDPRIQVELECLNTSTDTINKLEVDLDEARMQFRQLLADSTQRIDALAKRLGKCVEQSRPYYDARIRAKQVNDAEKEKLESAADHRRTSALYHEAETRVKTLQKELKRAIAKSSLNARRSLLQMNNLARMHQLQLLPYFELKAAINQQLEAQKQRVKQLEESVARAKLTYSQALSNLETISDEIHRTRQSQLDLGIRGVGVGAESPLPPLQAIDGGVPLAAHPLHYAESSPEAAADTNEEYKALPGKLGPAAAPMPMAQKMTTATTAIPHVVPTVTSLCSTTTAATTTCSSPVHTCASQASQDPSVLGSGVPGSLVVEAGEVVVEEVDGAATSTDLTGWQVIGLGSPALSPAQYLTVEDRDSIISDTESLASIEMLSDEAIAGLMLDEELAEASNSMCTPMNTPVVEGNLPSSSSIHTWPSLLQNFVSPSQQPSEPVATTSQTAESQEEDTSNCASVSQSMKNLTLESSLQSGVRQIRPPHTLDIHRQSSSDNSSPEDLTPGYAPLRDTPYSPEDFPPLSHGYSTQPSEGTSSPPSTSTSDEGREEPHQSSWVMENAPLDQESVQLIEK; from the exons ATGGGCACCCTAGAGGACAAGCGGGAATCAAGCATGGAGGAGGTGGACCTGAGTGACACCAATATGCGGTGTGCCAATAGCGACACCCTGCCTGCTGATGTGTTTGACGAGGCACCtgaccctcgaattcag GTGGAACTGGAATGTCTCAACACCTCCACTGATACCATAAACAAATTAGAAGTTGACCTTGAT GAAGCCCGAATGCAGTTCCGACAACTTCTCGCTGATTCTACGCAGCGGATAGATGCTCTTGCCAAAAGATTAGGGAAATGCGTGGAACAGTCTCGTCCATACTACGATGCCCGCATTCGAGCCAAACAG GTTAACGATGCTGAGAAGGAGAAGTTGGAAAGTGCAGCAGACCACCGCCGCACTTCAGCATTATACCACGAGGCAGAGACAAGAGTGAAGACGTTGCAGAAAGAACTGAAGAGAGCAATTGCAAAGTCAAG TTTGAATGCACGTCGCAGCCTCTTGCAAATGAATAACCTTGCGAGGATGCACCAGCTACAGTTGCT GCCATATTTTGAGCTGAAAGCAGCAATAAACCAGCAGCTTGAGGCTCAAAAGCAGAGGGTCAAGCAGCTAGAAGAGAGCGTTGCAAGAGCAAAGCTCACTTACTCACAGGCACTCTCAAACCTAGAAACAATCTCCGATGAAATTCACAGG ACCCGTCAGTCACAACTTGACCTGGGTATTCGTGGTGTTGGAGTTGGTGCTGAATCTCCTCTACCTCCATTGCAAGCTATTGATGGAGGTGTGCCTTTAGCAGCTCATCCCTTGCATTATGCAGAGTCTAGCCCAGAGGCTGCAGCTGACACAAATGAAGAATATAAAGCTTTACCTGGAAAATTAGGACCAGCTGCTGCTCCTATGCCCATGGCTCAG AAAATGACAACAGCAACCACAGCCATACCTCATGTTGTACCAACTGTGACTTCTTTATGTAGTACTACTACAGCTGCCACCACTACTTGTTCATCTCCTGTACATACCTGTGCCAGTCAGGCTTCTCAGGACCCCAGTGTTTTAGGGTCAGGTGTACCAGGAAGCTTGGTTGTGGAAGCAGGGGAAGTTGTGGTTGAAGAGGTAGATGGGGCAGCCACTAGTACAGATCTTACTGGATGGCAG GTAATTGGCTTAGGCAGCCCAGCCCTCTCCCCTGCCCAGTATCTTACTGTAGAAGACCGGGACTCCATCATCTCAGACACAGAAAGTCTCGCCAG CATTGAAATGCTAAGTGATGAAGCCATTGCAGGATTAATGTTAGATGAAGAATTAGCAGAGGCATCAAACTCAATGTGCACCCCAATGAACACTCCAGTAGTTGAAGGAAATCTTCCATCTTCCTCATCCATCCACACATGGCCTTCCCTACTACAGAATTTTGTCAGCCCATCACAGCAGCCTTCCGAACCAGTAGCAACTACATCCCAAACTGCTGAATCCCAGGAGGAGGACACAAGTAACTGTGCTTCAGTTAGTCAGTCTATGAAGAACCTTACTTTGGAGTCATCCTTGCAGTCAGGTGTCAGACAGATCAGGCCCCCTCATACTTTGGATATTCATCGCCAGTCATCTTCTGACAACTCTTCCCCTGAGGACCTAACACCTGGTTATGCGCCTTTGCGAGATACTCCTTATTCTCCAGAGGATTTTCCTCCCCTGAGTCATGGATATAGTACCCAGCCATCAGAAGGAACGTCATCACCTCCTAGCACTTCCACAAGTGATGAAGGCAGAGAGGAACCTCACCAGAGCTCTTGGGTGATGGAAAATGCCCCTTTGGACCAAGAAAGTGTCCAGCTGATTGAGAAATGA